The window CCAATATATTGCCTAAATGATCGACCATCATCACGCGGTCGCCATCACCATCAAAAGCAATACCTAGATCAGCACCCTGCTCTAAAACAGTAGCTCTAAGTGCTTGCGGGTGCAATGCACCACAAGCCTCGTTTATATTAAAGCCATCGGGGCTGACGCCAATCTCGGTAACTTGTGCGCCCAGCTCACGAAAAACGCTACTCGCAACCTGGTAGGTGGCACCGTTAGCACAATCAATAACGAGCTTAGTCCCTGCCAAATCGAGATTACGTGGCACGGTGCTTTTACAATATTCGATGTAACGACCGGCCGCATCTTGCACACGTTGTGCTTTACCTAGCTTCGATGATTCAACTGTATCCAATTGTTTTAATAGCTCTTTTTCAATTGAAAGCTCAATCTCATCATCAAGCTTAGTGCCATCAGCGGAAAAAAATTTAATACCATTGTCATAATATGGGTTATGTGAGGCACTGATAACAATACCGGCCTGCGCATGGAGGGTGTGCGTAAGATAGGCCACCGCTGGTGTTGGCATCGGCCCACTGAGCAACACATCAACACCCGCTGCCGACAAGCCGGCTTGCAACGCCGATTCAAACATATAGCCTGATACACGGGTGTCTTTACCAATAAGCACCTTGCCTTTACCCACGCACCCTTTGCATAAGACGCGTCCTGCCGCCCAACCAAGCTTTAAAACAAACTCAGGTGTTATAGGGTGCTCACCTACTTTGCCGCGAATACCATCGGTACCAAAATATAGTCGATTCATTTCATCACACCATTATTTTTATTCGTGCGCCGAGTCGCGCATGGCCTGCACCACGTTCAGTACATCACGTGTTGGGGCAACATCATGTGTGCGCACAATCGATGCACCTTTATCCAGCAACAAAGTTGTCATAGCCAGGCTGGCAAATAAACGTTGATCAACATCGGCATCGAGTATAGCGCCAAACATTGATTTACGTGAAACACCCACCAGAATTGGCAACCCTAAGGAGCCAAGCCGATCAAGGTTTTGCGCTAATTCAAGATTGTGTTGCAAGGTTTTACCAAAGCCAAAGCCTGGATCAATGATTAATCGCTCGCGAGCAATACCGGCATCTATACAGGCTGTTATTCTGTCTTGCAAAAATGCCATTACCTCGGTCACAACATCCACATAGTGCGGATTGCTTTGCATGGTTTGTGGTGAGCCCATTGCATGCATTAAGCAGACAGGCACGTTGCACTTGGCAACGACTTCAAGCGCACCGGGAGCCATCAAGGCTCGAACATCGTTAATCATTGAAGCGCCAGCAGTTAGCGCCGCTGTCATGACGTCAGGTTTGCTCGTATCAACGGATATGACAACATCTGAAAAAGAACGCTGAGCAGCACGAATGGCTTTAATGACGGGAACAACACGCTGAATTTCCTCGTCAGCGGAAACGGCAGTAGCGCCAGGCCGAGTTGATTCACCGCCAACATCGATAATCGTAGCGCCTTGCTCAACCATCAGGCTCACTTGAGTAAGCGCTGCATCGCAGCCAACAAAAAGACCCCCGTCCGAGAAAGAATCGGGGGTCACATTGAGTATTCCCATCAGCTGGGACTTGGTCAGGTCAAGCATTACTACGCTACTTGAGATAGTGAGACCGCCAAACAGGCGCCTTTAATGTTGGCTGGCTGGCCCACCAATCGTCGAATCCGTTTTCGATTCATCTTCTTCCAGCTTATCTTCAACATCATCAACAACCTTGCCTGATGAGGGAGGG of the Gammaproteobacteria bacterium genome contains:
- the glmM gene encoding phosphoglucosamine mutase yields the protein MNRLYFGTDGIRGKVGEHPITPEFVLKLGWAAGRVLCKGCVGKGKVLIGKDTRVSGYMFESALQAGLSAAGVDVLLSGPMPTPAVAYLTHTLHAQAGIVISASHNPYYDNGIKFFSADGTKLDDEIELSIEKELLKQLDTVESSKLGKAQRVQDAAGRYIEYCKSTVPRNLDLAGTKLVIDCANGATYQVASSVFRELGAQVTEIGVSPDGFNINEACGALHPQALRATVLEQGADLGIAFDGDGDRVMMVDHLGNILDGDDLLYVIARHRLQGKGLGRDKVVVGTLMSNLGFEQALAQHDISLVRAQVGDRHVLENMNKAGLVLGGEASGHIICLDRTSTGDGIIAALQVLAALSGMSCSLNHITSQISKYPQVMINVKADASVVQCEATRQAVAAAKAELGDKGRVLLRPSGTEPVVRVMVEGVDEAQVGRLAKQIAGTISDQV
- the folP gene encoding dihydropteroate synthase, translated to MGILNVTPDSFSDGGLFVGCDAALTQVSLMVEQGATIIDVGGESTRPGATAVSADEEIQRVVPVIKAIRAAQRSFSDVVISVDTSKPDVMTAALTAGASMINDVRALMAPGALEVVAKCNVPVCLMHAMGSPQTMQSNPHYVDVVTEVMAFLQDRITACIDAGIARERLIIDPGFGFGKTLQHNLELAQNLDRLGSLGLPILVGVSRKSMFGAILDADVDQRLFASLAMTTLLLDKGASIVRTHDVAPTRDVLNVVQAMRDSAHE